The following coding sequences are from one Sandaracinaceae bacterium window:
- a CDS encoding FAD-binding protein produces MLPTYWTNWAKTQGCFTVVRKPCTTDELVRVVRRTLERGPLRVAGASASWSPLVPTEGTIIDVSRLNRVLNFQPAPSNRVTVEPGVTIEALTAYLAKRGYSLECPTLFPKPTIGGAIAAGCHGTGTFWPPFSDSVLGLELIDGTGQIRTIDETDPVALSAARVSLGLLGVIKSVTLRIRPDFALDVYVRQLDVDDTMANLSDLLASHEYVFFMGFPFEKNLWARLANRSSAPYDPYTLAERVTEQLDAAFEVIGGKYAMPYLARNLPEYTPLMLSVANAISVQTDHDVERASREMHFQKGYPRAVTMSFSIPLPEASTAWTETDRIVRWFRARGMYPVNMAYVARFVGASTSFLSPAYGRDSCFFEVTTAVETPDQDEFFIEAWKTLSAIPGARPHWAKRWEEPFDPSALYPKFADFKTLQASLDPDRRFLNGWLNDLGF; encoded by the coding sequence ATGCTCCCCACCTACTGGACGAACTGGGCCAAGACCCAAGGTTGTTTCACGGTCGTGCGGAAGCCCTGCACCACCGACGAGCTCGTGCGCGTCGTGCGCCGTACCCTCGAGCGCGGCCCGCTGCGCGTGGCGGGTGCCTCGGCCTCGTGGAGCCCGCTGGTGCCCACGGAGGGCACCATCATCGACGTGAGCCGCCTGAACCGCGTGCTCAACTTCCAGCCCGCGCCCTCGAACCGCGTCACGGTGGAGCCCGGTGTCACCATCGAGGCGCTCACGGCGTACCTGGCCAAGCGCGGCTACTCGCTCGAGTGCCCGACGCTGTTCCCAAAGCCCACCATCGGCGGCGCCATCGCGGCGGGCTGTCACGGCACGGGCACCTTCTGGCCGCCCTTCTCGGACTCGGTGCTCGGGCTCGAGCTGATCGACGGGACGGGGCAGATCCGCACCATCGACGAGACCGATCCAGTGGCGCTCAGCGCGGCGCGCGTGTCGCTGGGGCTGCTGGGCGTCATCAAGTCGGTCACGCTGCGCATCCGGCCGGACTTCGCGCTGGACGTGTACGTGCGGCAGCTCGACGTGGATGACACCATGGCCAACCTGAGCGACCTGCTGGCCAGCCACGAGTACGTCTTCTTCATGGGCTTCCCGTTCGAGAAGAACCTCTGGGCGCGCCTCGCGAACCGCTCGAGCGCGCCCTACGACCCGTACACGCTGGCCGAGCGCGTGACCGAGCAGCTGGACGCCGCGTTCGAGGTCATCGGCGGCAAGTACGCCATGCCCTACCTCGCGCGGAACCTGCCCGAGTACACGCCGCTCATGCTGTCCGTGGCGAACGCGATCTCGGTGCAGACCGACCACGACGTGGAGCGCGCCTCGCGCGAGATGCACTTCCAGAAGGGCTATCCGCGCGCGGTGACCATGTCGTTCTCCATCCCGTTGCCCGAAGCGTCCACGGCCTGGACCGAGACCGACCGCATCGTGCGCTGGTTCCGGGCGCGCGGCATGTACCCGGTGAACATGGCCTACGTCGCGCGCTTCGTGGGCGCGAGCACGTCGTTCCTGTCACCCGCCTACGGTCGCGACAGCTGCTTCTTCGAGGTCACGACCGCGGTCGAGACCCCGGACCAGGACGAGTTCTTCATCGAGGCCTGGAAGACCCTCTCCGCCATCCCGGGCGCGCGCCCGCACTGGGCCAAGCGCTGGGAGGAGCCCTTCGACCCGTCGGCGCTGTACCCCAAGTTCGCGGACTTCAAGACGCTGCAGGCGAGCTTGGACCCCGACCGGCGGTTCCTGAACGGGTGGCTCAACGACTTGGGGTTCTGA
- a CDS encoding molybdopterin-dependent oxidoreductase, whose amino-acid sequence MRTIPTFCRICEASCGLLADVEDNRVLALRPDPDHVSSKGFVCIKGVRYVDVHASPDRVKTPLRRVPGTERFEPVSWETALREIGERTRAIREQHGPHAVGTFLGNPAAFSIAHAMFAAAFTKGLGTRNAYGSSTQDCSNKFAVAERMYGSAILQPVPDLGRTHMVVLIGTNPAISQMSFVHAPNAVDTLLGIEARGGRVVHVNPRRTETAERVGEQVFIRPDTDVFFLLSFLHVLLADHDPGTVRHVRGQDGLRELVAAFPPERTEVVTRVDAALLRELVRSFMSAPGASVYASTGLNMGQTGSLAFWLVNAINVLSGNLDREGGAIVPHGMFPLATLAHHTGFGRGHQRSRIGDFEAVLDQLPGAILPDEILTPGVGQVRALFVTAGNPVLSCANEARMREALGALELLVCIDLFRNETGQLAHYVLPGLSFLERSDLPLGAQGFMTEPYLQHTPAVVEPDGEQRHEWWIFRELAHAIGVPLMGVRGSELWRALDRRVRRLPVLGERLAFHPDQLYAGMVAATGQTTLGGVQRHPHGRPLRRKAPGDLLPGRLLTADKRVDLAPPDLMEAAEGLEARFERELATLDELRLITKRERNSHNSWMHNVEGLVRGKRGRNYLFMRADDAAAHGLGEGALASVRANGRELRVYVRITDDLAPRVVALPHGWGHQRAEGLRVAQGTTGVNANVLAADGPESVERISGMTRLTGFAVQVGAVTSPPGDVASA is encoded by the coding sequence ATGCGCACCATCCCCACCTTCTGCCGCATCTGCGAGGCGTCCTGCGGGCTCTTGGCCGACGTCGAGGACAACCGCGTGCTGGCCCTGCGCCCCGACCCGGACCACGTGTCCTCGAAGGGCTTCGTGTGCATCAAGGGCGTGCGCTACGTCGACGTGCACGCCTCGCCGGACCGCGTGAAGACGCCGCTGCGGCGCGTGCCCGGCACCGAGCGCTTCGAGCCCGTGTCGTGGGAGACGGCGCTGCGCGAGATCGGCGAGCGCACGCGCGCCATCCGCGAGCAGCACGGGCCGCACGCGGTGGGAACGTTCTTGGGCAACCCCGCCGCGTTCAGCATCGCGCACGCCATGTTCGCCGCGGCCTTCACCAAGGGGCTCGGCACGCGCAACGCCTACGGCTCGTCCACGCAGGACTGCTCGAACAAGTTCGCCGTGGCGGAGCGCATGTATGGGTCCGCGATCCTGCAGCCGGTGCCCGATCTGGGGCGCACGCACATGGTGGTGCTGATCGGCACGAACCCCGCCATCAGCCAGATGAGCTTCGTGCATGCGCCCAACGCGGTGGACACGCTGCTGGGCATCGAGGCGCGCGGCGGGCGCGTGGTGCACGTGAACCCGCGGCGCACGGAGACGGCCGAGCGCGTGGGCGAGCAGGTCTTCATCCGCCCCGACACCGACGTGTTCTTCCTGCTGTCGTTCCTGCACGTGCTGCTGGCCGACCACGACCCAGGTACGGTGCGCCACGTGCGCGGCCAAGACGGGCTGCGCGAGCTGGTGGCGGCCTTCCCGCCCGAGCGCACGGAGGTGGTCACGCGCGTCGACGCGGCCCTGCTGCGCGAGCTGGTGCGCTCGTTCATGAGCGCGCCGGGGGCCAGCGTGTACGCGTCCACCGGCCTCAACATGGGGCAGACGGGCTCGCTCGCGTTCTGGCTGGTGAACGCCATCAACGTGCTCAGCGGCAACCTCGACCGCGAGGGGGGCGCCATCGTGCCGCACGGCATGTTCCCGCTCGCGACGCTGGCGCATCACACCGGCTTCGGGCGCGGCCACCAGCGCTCGCGCATCGGCGACTTCGAGGCCGTGCTGGACCAGCTGCCGGGGGCCATCCTGCCCGACGAGATCCTCACGCCGGGCGTGGGGCAGGTGCGCGCGCTGTTCGTCACCGCGGGCAACCCGGTGCTCAGCTGCGCCAACGAGGCGCGCATGCGCGAGGCCCTGGGCGCGCTCGAGCTGCTGGTGTGCATCGACCTGTTCCGCAACGAGACGGGGCAGCTGGCGCACTACGTGCTGCCGGGGCTGTCGTTCTTGGAGCGCAGCGACCTGCCGCTGGGCGCGCAGGGCTTCATGACGGAGCCGTACCTGCAGCACACGCCCGCCGTGGTGGAGCCCGACGGAGAGCAGCGGCACGAGTGGTGGATCTTCCGCGAGCTGGCGCACGCGATTGGCGTCCCGCTCATGGGCGTGCGCGGGAGCGAGCTGTGGCGCGCGCTCGACCGGCGCGTGCGGCGCTTGCCCGTGTTGGGAGAGCGCTTGGCCTTCCACCCGGACCAGCTGTACGCGGGCATGGTCGCTGCGACGGGGCAGACCACGCTCGGGGGCGTGCAGCGCCACCCGCATGGTAGGCCGCTGCGCCGCAAGGCCCCGGGCGACCTGCTCCCGGGGCGCCTGCTCACGGCGGACAAGCGCGTGGACCTCGCGCCGCCGGACCTGATGGAGGCCGCCGAGGGGCTCGAGGCGCGCTTCGAGCGCGAGCTGGCGACGCTGGACGAGCTGCGGCTGATCACCAAGCGCGAGCGCAACTCGCACAACTCGTGGATGCACAACGTGGAGGGGCTGGTGCGCGGCAAGCGCGGGCGTAACTACCTCTTCATGCGCGCGGACGACGCCGCGGCCCATGGTCTCGGCGAGGGCGCGCTCGCCAGCGTGCGTGCCAACGGGCGCGAGCTGCGCGTGTACGTGCGCATCACGGACGACCTGGCCCCGCGCGTAGTGGCGCTGCCTCACGGCTGGGGTCACCAGCGCGCCGAGGGACTGCGCGTGGCCCAGGGCACCACGGGCGTGAACGCCAACGTCCTCGCCGCCGACGGCCCCGAGTCGGTCGAGCGCATCAGCGGAATGACGCGGCTGACGGGCTTCGCGGTGCAGGTCGGCGCAGTCACCTCACCTCCGGGGGACGTCGCCTCGGCGTAA
- a CDS encoding MoaD/ThiS family protein — protein sequence MATVRLTKHLFTFFPQLQGQDIVVPAQTAADVVRELEALAPGIALYLCDERGVLRTHVNIFIGDERILDRRHLSDPVAEDAQVFVLQSLSGG from the coding sequence ATGGCCACGGTCCGACTCACGAAGCACCTGTTCACGTTCTTCCCGCAGCTGCAGGGACAGGACATCGTCGTGCCCGCGCAGACCGCGGCGGACGTGGTCCGCGAGCTCGAGGCGCTGGCTCCCGGCATCGCGCTCTACCTGTGCGACGAGCGCGGCGTGTTGCGCACCCACGTGAACATCTTCATCGGGGACGAGCGCATCCTGGATCGCCGTCACCTCTCGGACCCCGTCGCGGAAGACGCGCAGGTGTTCGTGTTGCAATCACTGAGCGGAGGCTAG
- a CDS encoding exo-alpha-sialidase, with the protein MAQRILVGTRKGTFAVEKTDGAWRPRLLGHAGAGVNFVARDPNTGTLWALLGHGHWGAKLSRSKDDGVTWEDAPQITYPEGARHYADVLPVEGAEVPAKRPIKASTLLKLWVISFGSDGRIYVGTIPGGLFVSDDGGESFELNRPLWNHPSRGGDLFTTDGTGDTHWWGTPASEGEFAPGIHSIAVDAQDPKRLLVAISTAGVLESTDGGASWTGRNKGMLNDYLPDPAAEWGHDPHFVELCRDQPEHVWQQNHSGVFYSSDGAKSWKRVSAPDVGVHFGFPVAVDERDGRKAWLVPGKSDQQRTAIEGALFVARTRDGGETWEALRDGLPQECAYDVVYRHALANELGTLCFGSTTGNLYVSEDEGDSFVSVATNLPPIYSVRFG; encoded by the coding sequence ATGGCGCAGCGCATTCTGGTGGGGACTCGCAAGGGCACGTTCGCGGTGGAGAAGACCGACGGCGCGTGGCGGCCGCGGCTGCTGGGACACGCCGGCGCGGGCGTGAACTTCGTCGCGCGGGACCCGAACACGGGCACGCTGTGGGCGCTGCTGGGCCACGGCCACTGGGGGGCCAAGCTGTCGCGCTCCAAGGACGACGGCGTCACGTGGGAGGACGCTCCGCAGATCACCTACCCCGAGGGCGCGCGGCACTACGCCGACGTGCTGCCGGTCGAGGGCGCGGAGGTGCCCGCGAAGCGGCCCATCAAGGCGTCCACGCTGCTCAAGCTGTGGGTCATTTCGTTCGGCTCCGACGGGCGCATCTACGTGGGCACCATCCCGGGTGGGCTCTTCGTCAGCGACGACGGGGGCGAGAGCTTCGAGCTGAACCGGCCGCTGTGGAACCACCCGTCGCGCGGCGGCGACCTCTTCACGACGGACGGCACCGGCGACACGCACTGGTGGGGTACCCCAGCGTCTGAGGGCGAGTTCGCGCCTGGCATCCACTCCATCGCGGTGGACGCGCAGGACCCGAAGCGCTTGCTGGTAGCCATCTCCACGGCGGGCGTGCTGGAGAGCACGGATGGGGGCGCGAGCTGGACGGGGCGCAACAAGGGCATGCTGAACGACTACCTGCCGGACCCGGCGGCCGAGTGGGGGCACGACCCGCACTTCGTCGAGCTGTGCCGCGACCAGCCCGAGCACGTGTGGCAACAGAACCACTCGGGGGTGTTCTACAGCAGCGACGGGGCCAAGAGCTGGAAGCGGGTGAGCGCGCCCGACGTGGGCGTGCACTTCGGCTTCCCGGTGGCGGTCGACGAGCGCGACGGGCGCAAGGCGTGGCTGGTGCCGGGCAAGTCCGACCAGCAACGCACCGCCATCGAGGGCGCGCTTTTCGTGGCGCGCACGCGCGACGGGGGCGAGACGTGGGAGGCGCTGCGCGACGGCCTGCCGCAGGAGTGCGCGTACGACGTGGTCTACCGTCACGCGCTCGCGAACGAGCTGGGCACGCTGTGCTTCGGCAGCACCACCGGCAACCTGTACGTGAGCGAGGACGAGGGCGACAGCTTCGTGTCCGTCGCGACGAACCTGCCGCCCATCTACTCGGTGCGTTTCGGGTGA
- a CDS encoding GGDEF domain-containing protein, which produces MVTGNEKVGPHALACLLGLVGVGYLDHVTGNEIRLFPLYYVPIGWAAWYGPTWLTVASVVGATVAWLVAALTSGLVYSQAFIWPLNTAVQLLAFGVLGALLVGLKRRLAREVRAGRYDALTTVLNKRGFEEAAAKTFGALEPDEDRAVFVFVDLDNFKQVNDTQGHDAGDAALVEAARLLRSSTRQRDAVARWGGDEFVLLLADTDLAHAETVLERLRSALQAEMTRRGWPITASIGALEVSTAGATLTDVLKAADTLMYEAKREKNKVVAGRYKPGQATALAP; this is translated from the coding sequence GTGGTGACAGGCAACGAGAAGGTCGGACCCCACGCGCTGGCGTGCCTGCTCGGCCTCGTGGGCGTCGGCTACCTGGACCACGTGACGGGCAACGAGATCCGCCTGTTCCCGCTGTACTACGTGCCGATTGGATGGGCCGCGTGGTACGGGCCCACGTGGCTCACCGTGGCCTCCGTCGTCGGCGCGACGGTGGCGTGGCTCGTCGCCGCCCTCACCAGCGGCCTGGTGTACAGCCAGGCGTTCATCTGGCCATTGAACACGGCCGTGCAGCTGCTCGCGTTCGGCGTGCTGGGGGCCCTCCTGGTGGGGCTCAAGCGCCGGCTCGCGCGCGAGGTGCGGGCCGGCCGCTACGACGCGCTGACCACGGTGCTGAACAAGCGCGGGTTCGAGGAGGCGGCCGCCAAGACCTTCGGTGCGCTCGAGCCCGACGAGGACCGCGCCGTGTTCGTGTTCGTCGACCTCGACAACTTCAAGCAGGTGAACGACACCCAGGGACACGACGCGGGGGACGCAGCGCTGGTCGAGGCCGCGCGCCTGCTGCGGAGCAGCACGCGTCAGCGCGACGCGGTGGCCCGCTGGGGTGGGGACGAGTTCGTGCTGCTGCTGGCGGACACGGACCTCGCGCACGCCGAGACCGTGCTGGAGCGGCTGCGTTCCGCGCTCCAGGCGGAGATGACGCGCCGCGGTTGGCCCATCACGGCGAGCATCGGCGCGCTCGAGGTGTCCACCGCCGGGGCGACGCTGACTGACGTGCTCAAGGCCGCCGACACGCTGATGTACGAAGCCAAGCGCGAAAAGAACAAGGTGGTGGCGGGCCGCTACAAGCCTGGCCAGGCCACGGCGCTGGCCCCCTGA
- a CDS encoding PaaI family thioesterase: MTELKDALLHARDSNDFGQLLALVPYARFMGFQVTVVDGDLRVTMPYAEHLIGNGSVDALHGGTLGAMMESAAIFKLLWSADTVRVPKTINITVEFLQKAERGKDTFARAEFIRHGRRVANVRTFCWQDDPNKLVAAANAHFLLTPE, from the coding sequence ATGACCGAGCTCAAGGACGCCCTGCTGCACGCGCGGGACAGCAACGACTTCGGGCAGCTGCTGGCGCTCGTGCCCTACGCCCGCTTCATGGGCTTCCAGGTCACGGTCGTCGACGGCGACCTGCGCGTCACCATGCCTTACGCCGAGCACCTGATCGGCAACGGCTCCGTGGACGCGCTGCACGGCGGTACGCTGGGCGCGATGATGGAGTCGGCCGCCATCTTCAAGCTGCTGTGGTCGGCCGACACGGTGCGCGTACCGAAGACCATCAACATCACGGTGGAGTTCCTGCAGAAGGCCGAGCGCGGCAAGGACACCTTCGCGCGCGCCGAGTTCATTCGGCACGGGCGCCGCGTCGCGAACGTGCGCACCTTCTGCTGGCAGGACGACCCGAACAAGCTCGTCGCGGCGGCGAACGCGCACTTCTTGCTCACGCCTGAATAG
- a CDS encoding PaaI family thioesterase produces the protein MSAIPDKDRVRTLIDRVFVNGVPHNVALGIELVDFEPEFLELRLPYSEKLVGNPETGVIHGGAVTTLMDAGCGGAVMIRLGKPMRVATLDLRIDYLRPGARGADLVCRAECYRVTKNVAFTRGITHDGDPNDPVASCAGTFIIFRGDK, from the coding sequence ATGAGCGCCATCCCCGACAAAGACCGCGTCCGCACCCTGATCGACCGGGTGTTCGTCAACGGCGTCCCGCACAACGTGGCGCTCGGCATCGAGCTGGTGGACTTCGAGCCCGAGTTCCTGGAGCTGCGCCTGCCGTACTCCGAGAAGCTGGTGGGCAACCCCGAGACGGGCGTCATCCACGGCGGCGCGGTCACCACGCTGATGGACGCGGGCTGCGGCGGGGCGGTCATGATCCGGCTGGGCAAGCCCATGCGTGTGGCCACGCTCGACCTGCGCATCGACTACCTGCGCCCCGGCGCGCGCGGTGCGGACCTCGTCTGCCGCGCCGAGTGTTACCGCGTCACCAAGAACGTGGCCTTCACGCGCGGCATCACCCACGACGGCGACCCGAACGACCCGGTCGCGTCGTGCGCTGGCACGTTCATCATCTTCCGCGGGGACAAGTGA
- a CDS encoding peptidylprolyl isomerase: MTCLSSAPRAFILVLALLVTLAPGCRLPAPVDHGDLYPEREQAAADDDVDLIAVRVILIAYEGAEGADEETTRTRAQAEARAGVVAGLAHQPGTSFRELAQQYSDTRDDAHRLQRDSDTFPPEIVSAAFALRVGHVSSAIETPQGFFIVARQPNPQTGPTSIAARHILISYVGARGASDDVTRTREQALQLAAEVAELARTDPNDWDALASEYSDDPGGNGGDLGSFGRGQMVPAFERAAFALRIGEVSDPVESPFGFHVIVRYE; the protein is encoded by the coding sequence ATGACGTGTCTCTCGTCTGCGCCCCGCGCCTTCATCCTCGTGCTCGCCCTCCTGGTCACGCTCGCCCCTGGGTGTCGCCTGCCCGCCCCGGTGGACCATGGGGACCTCTACCCCGAGCGCGAGCAGGCTGCCGCCGACGACGACGTGGACCTCATCGCGGTGCGCGTCATCCTCATCGCTTACGAGGGCGCCGAGGGGGCCGACGAGGAGACCACGCGCACGCGCGCGCAGGCCGAGGCCCGCGCGGGTGTCGTCGCGGGCCTCGCTCACCAGCCGGGCACCAGCTTCCGCGAACTGGCGCAGCAGTACTCGGACACGCGGGACGACGCGCACCGTTTGCAGCGAGACTCGGACACCTTCCCACCCGAGATCGTGTCGGCCGCCTTCGCGCTGCGCGTGGGCCACGTCAGCTCGGCCATCGAGACCCCGCAGGGCTTCTTCATTGTGGCGCGCCAGCCCAACCCGCAGACGGGGCCCACCAGCATCGCGGCGCGCCACATCCTCATCAGCTACGTCGGCGCCCGCGGCGCCAGCGACGACGTCACGCGCACGCGTGAGCAGGCCCTCCAGCTGGCCGCCGAGGTGGCCGAGCTAGCCCGCACGGACCCGAACGACTGGGACGCGTTGGCCAGCGAGTACAGCGACGACCCCGGCGGGAACGGCGGCGACCTGGGCTCCTTCGGGCGCGGCCAGATGGTGCCCGCCTTCGAGCGCGCGGCTTTCGCGTTACGTATCGGCGAGGTCAGCGACCCCGTGGAGTCTCCCTTCGGCTTCCACGTGATCGTCCGGTACGAGTGA
- a CDS encoding glutaredoxin family protein: protein MEARNVTGPLAGATLVAWALSSCALVAFANVSGCGASADDASAPTGSDEAAQAEAELVDLPFALNDAGDDLLLTYVDAEGAHTVHHVGEVPEAARAWVRVDSLTLPPDQRPADGRVFVADLRSELPTQARLMSRAAFDARVEQARPSATAGAALAAVSGEVVLYGASWCGACRQARRFFEREGVAFVDRDIERDPGARDEMNRKARAAGVATTGIPVIDVYGTILTGFDEGRIRRLLARGGGGAGQTGSGAGQTGSGAAQTAPPPGTPQPI, encoded by the coding sequence ATGGAAGCACGGAACGTCACGGGCCCTCTCGCGGGCGCCACGCTCGTCGCGTGGGCGCTCTCCTCGTGTGCCCTGGTGGCCTTCGCGAACGTGTCCGGTTGCGGCGCGTCGGCGGATGACGCGAGCGCGCCCACGGGGAGCGACGAAGCCGCGCAGGCAGAGGCCGAGCTGGTGGACCTGCCCTTCGCGCTGAACGACGCGGGGGACGACCTCCTGCTCACGTACGTCGACGCCGAGGGTGCGCACACGGTTCATCACGTCGGAGAGGTCCCCGAGGCCGCCCGCGCGTGGGTGCGCGTGGACTCGCTCACGCTCCCTCCCGACCAGCGTCCCGCGGACGGGCGGGTGTTCGTGGCGGACCTGCGCAGTGAGCTCCCCACGCAGGCGCGCCTGATGTCGCGCGCCGCGTTCGATGCGCGGGTGGAACAGGCTCGGCCCAGCGCGACGGCGGGGGCCGCGCTCGCAGCCGTTTCGGGCGAGGTGGTCTTGTACGGAGCGTCATGGTGTGGCGCCTGTCGTCAGGCCCGGCGCTTCTTCGAGCGCGAGGGGGTGGCCTTCGTGGATCGTGACATCGAGCGGGACCCGGGCGCGCGCGACGAGATGAACCGCAAGGCGCGCGCCGCCGGGGTCGCCACCACGGGCATCCCCGTCATCGACGTGTACGGCACGATCCTCACCGGCTTCGACGAGGGGCGCATTCGTCGGCTGCTCGCCCGTGGCGGCGGTGGCGCGGGCCAGACCGGCTCGGGCGCGGGCCAGACCGGCTCGGGCGCGGCCCAGACCGCCCCGCCGCCCGGTACGCCCCAGCCCATCTGA
- a CDS encoding AraC family transcriptional regulator ligand-binding domain-containing protein codes for MPAPSQRTDLVSLSPLADFVAAFNPTGAGVDALLGARGMDRKRLSEPPAMGPSALFLGCLEALLEGAGNEGLALAAGAGFARANYDALAYYYASHATVGDAMRAAFSIACTLPLLSRPTLDVQGSRAVASCCNLVDTSRAADAYAEYCVATVVHNVRALAGTALVPTRVELIGPTPSRAHAHALEAFFGVTPRFSAPRAVVHFPAAWLALPNVHADPGLLRVLEREVDALLRRSDAREPVRERASRAVAHRLDAGLPVSIEGVASDLAVSTRSLQDTLRAEGCSFRDVRDVVRRARAERLFRDPTATLESIAASLGFDDVSSLHRCCLRWFDQSPGRLLRAARSARKSARTA; via the coding sequence ATGCCCGCGCCCTCGCAGCGAACCGACCTCGTGTCGCTCTCGCCGCTCGCCGACTTCGTCGCCGCGTTCAACCCGACGGGCGCGGGAGTGGATGCCTTGCTCGGAGCGCGGGGGATGGACCGGAAGCGCCTCTCCGAGCCGCCCGCCATGGGACCCAGCGCGTTGTTCCTCGGCTGCCTCGAAGCGCTCCTCGAGGGCGCGGGAAACGAGGGCCTCGCGCTCGCGGCGGGTGCCGGCTTCGCGCGCGCGAACTACGATGCGCTCGCGTACTACTATGCGTCCCACGCGACGGTCGGCGACGCGATGCGCGCGGCGTTCTCCATCGCTTGCACGCTACCGCTGCTCTCTCGACCCACGTTGGACGTCCAAGGCTCTCGGGCCGTCGCGTCGTGCTGCAACCTCGTCGACACCAGCCGTGCCGCTGACGCCTACGCCGAGTACTGCGTCGCCACGGTCGTGCACAACGTGCGCGCGCTCGCGGGAACCGCCCTCGTGCCGACGCGCGTCGAGCTGATCGGGCCGACTCCATCGCGCGCCCACGCGCACGCTCTCGAGGCGTTCTTCGGTGTCACGCCACGCTTCTCGGCACCACGCGCTGTCGTCCACTTTCCCGCGGCCTGGCTCGCGCTGCCGAACGTGCACGCCGACCCTGGCCTCCTGCGCGTCCTCGAGCGCGAGGTCGATGCGCTGCTCCGTCGCAGCGACGCACGGGAGCCCGTCCGCGAGCGCGCCAGTCGTGCAGTCGCCCATCGACTCGACGCCGGGCTGCCTGTGAGCATCGAGGGCGTGGCGAGTGACCTCGCGGTGTCCACGCGTTCGCTCCAGGACACGCTGCGCGCCGAAGGTTGCTCGTTTCGCGATGTTCGTGACGTAGTCCGCCGCGCACGCGCGGAGCGACTCTTCCGCGACCCCACGGCGACCTTGGAATCGATCGCCGCCTCGCTCGGTTTCGACGATGTATCGTCCCTCCATCGCTGCTGCCTGAGGTGGTTCGACCAGTCGCCCGGCAGGCTCCTGCGCGCTGCGCGTTCTGCAAGAAAGTCTGCGCGAACCGCCTGA
- a CDS encoding LysR family transcriptional regulator: protein MNNAQPLELIQHIDLNLFRVFDVVMEERNLTRAAKRLAVSQSAISHALNRLREQVGDPLFERSGRGVDPTPLAERMAPDVRDALDALTRGVQRSRSFDPTTDLGRVVVCMPDVVEPLLLLQIHRALPDVPIVSARLRRDTLEADLAARRVDLAIDVPRRTSLHQQPLLSDQLCVLSTSSKPISARAYHNARHVAVSSRPYGDTFEDLALRGVGVQRHIAVRCQTYGAAARIIAEAREETRPILLSMAERQAGATASLSALRRHPFPFSLPPFSLQLYWHPRYDDDERLTWLRRKVMALAEDIPLT from the coding sequence ATGAACAACGCTCAGCCTTTGGAGCTCATCCAGCACATCGACCTCAACCTGTTCCGGGTGTTCGACGTGGTGATGGAGGAGCGAAACCTCACGCGCGCGGCGAAGCGCCTCGCCGTGAGCCAGTCCGCCATCAGCCACGCACTGAACCGACTCCGCGAGCAGGTAGGCGACCCCCTCTTCGAGCGCAGCGGTCGCGGCGTGGACCCGACGCCCCTCGCCGAACGCATGGCCCCCGACGTGCGCGACGCGCTCGACGCGCTCACCCGCGGGGTGCAGCGCTCCCGCTCGTTCGACCCGACCACCGACCTCGGGCGCGTGGTGGTCTGCATGCCCGACGTGGTCGAGCCCCTGCTGCTGCTCCAGATCCACCGCGCGCTGCCAGACGTGCCCATCGTCAGCGCGCGCCTACGCCGCGACACGCTCGAGGCGGATCTCGCCGCGCGCCGTGTGGACCTCGCCATCGACGTGCCGAGGCGCACCTCGCTCCACCAACAGCCCTTGCTCTCGGACCAGCTCTGCGTGCTGAGCACCTCGAGCAAGCCCATCAGCGCGCGTGCCTATCACAACGCGCGCCACGTCGCGGTCTCCTCGCGGCCGTACGGCGACACGTTCGAAGACCTCGCGCTCCGCGGGGTCGGCGTGCAGCGACACATCGCCGTGCGTTGCCAGACCTATGGCGCAGCGGCGCGCATCATCGCGGAGGCGCGCGAAGAGACACGGCCCATCTTGCTCAGCATGGCCGAGCGTCAGGCTGGCGCGACGGCTTCCCTGTCGGCGCTTCGGCGCCACCCCTTCCCGTTCTCGCTGCCGCCCTTCTCGCTCCAGCTCTACTGGCACCCGCGCTACGACGACGACGAGCGGCTGACGTGGCTGCGGCGCAAGGTCATGGCGCTCGCGGAAGACATCCCGCTGACATAG